From Glycine soja cultivar W05 chromosome 4, ASM419377v2, whole genome shotgun sequence, the proteins below share one genomic window:
- the LOC114410332 gene encoding uncharacterized protein LOC114410332 isoform X1: protein MDYDFRSRSGPQPPIYRPPPPPSPSPMYRPSPYQQNPTPSSGFGVRVGIKPEYRITPPPHLSSLAGDNPRSNFQFDFGLERKILAEAEKDNPNWSKFGSENVPTKVSDSSTAKVTALDPIVSKFMAMGLSQEAVPIAVENYGDNPTKVQEFVNGYTLLREMGFSSNSVADALVMNDNHTDKALAHFLNGSS from the exons ATGGACTACGATTTCAGAAGCAGGTCGGGCCCACAACCTCCGATTTACCGTCCGCCACCGCCACCGTCACCGTCACCGATGTACCGTCCATCACCGTATCAGCAGAATCCTACTCCTTCTT CAGGATTTGGCGTTAGGGTTGGTATAAAGCCAGAATATAGGATCACACCGCCG CCTCATTTATCATCCCTTGCGGGAGATAATCCACGGAGCAACTTCCAATTTGATTTTGGATTGGAGAGAAAAATTTTAGCCGAAGCAGAGAAGGATAACCCAAATTGGAGCAAATTTGGATCAGAAAATGTTCCGACTAAAGTTTCTGATTCATCAACAGCAAAG GTTACTGCTTTGGATCCCATTGTGAGCAAATTTATGGCCATGGGGCTTAGCCAAGAGGCTGTTCCCATTGCCGTTGAAAATTATGGTGATAATCCAACCAAA GTTCAGGAATTCGTCAATGGCTACACCCTTTTGCGTGAAATGGGATTTTCATCAAATAGCGTTGCTGACGCCTTGGTTATGAATGACAATCATACGGACAAGGCGCTAGCACATTTCCTTAATGGCTCATCCTGA
- the LOC114410331 gene encoding hydroxyproline O-galactosyltransferase HPGT1-like: protein MQIRGSSHRLSSMGNNRSRIPALLISMFATFASIYVAGRLWQDAENRVYLIKELDRITGQGQSAISVDDTLKIIACREQHKKLDAIETELAGARQEGFVSKPLIKTNGTYSMRRPLVVIGILTKFGRQKNRDAIRKAWMGSGASLKKIEEGKGIIVQFVIGRSENRGDNQDKDIDRENRLTNDFIILDNHVETNDAFPKKAKLFFAHAADKWDAEFYAKVNDDVYVNIDALGATLATHLDKPRVYMGCMKSGEVFSELNHKWYEPEWWKFGDKKSYFRHASGEMYVISQALAKFISINRSILRTYAHDDVSAGSWFIGLDVKHVDEAKFCCSSWSTGAICAGV from the exons ATGCAGATCAGGGGATCGAGTCACAGACTCTCCAGTATGGGCAATAATCGATCCCGCATTCCCGCGCTCCTCATCTCCATGTTCGCCACTTTCGCTTCTATCTACGTCGCTGGAag GCTGTGGCAGGACGCAGAGAATCGCGTTTATCTCATCAAAGAGCTCGATAGGATCACTGGCCAG GGACAATCTGCTATATCTGTGGATGATACATTGAAGATCATAGCCTGCAG GGAACAACATAAGAAGCTCGATGCAATTGAGACGGAACTTGCTGGAGCTAGACAAGAGGGTTTTGTTTCAAAACCCTTGATAAAGACTAATGGAACTTACTCAATGAGAAGGCCGTTGGTCGTGATAGGTATACTGACAAAGTTTGGTCGCCAGAAGAATAGAGATGCAATTCGAAAGGCATGGATGGGGAGTG GTgcatctttgaaaaaaattgaagaaggaAAGGGCATCATTGTGCAATTTGTTATTGGTAGAAG TGAAAATCGTGGAGACAATCAAGATAAAGACATTGATCGTGAGAATAGGCTGACTAATGACTTCATAATTCTC GATAATCATGTGGAAACAAATGATGCATTCCCAAAGAAGGCCAAATTGTTCTTTGCTCATGCTGCAGACAAATGGGATGCTGAGTTTTATGCGAAAGTCAATGATGATGTCTATGTAAATATTG ATGCCTTGGGAGCTACACTAGCTACTCATTTGGACAAACCTCGTGTTTACATGGGATGCATGAAATCAGGGGAAGTTTTCTCTGAGCT GAACCATAAATGGTATGAACCAGAGTGGTGGAAATTTGGTGACAAAAAATC ATACTTTCGTCATGCATCAGGAGAGATGTATGTTATATCACAAGCTTTGGCTAAATTTATATCAATAAACAG ATCTATTCTCCGTACCTATGCCCACGATGATGTGAGTGCTGGATCCTGGTTTATCGGGCTTGATGTGAAGCATGTTGATGAGGCCAAGTTTTGTTGCTCATCTTGGTCGACAG GAGCAATCTGTGCTGGTGTTTGA
- the LOC114410329 gene encoding myosin IC heavy chain-like, with translation MSRRVQIDDPKNDDDVPKNDDVPDADSSQLRKRDYIDVPSHPYLMKLLNKQGDQIVLFADRVLKFTGSGKMKCRILLVTDFAIYIVDPETDSLKRRIALAAVEKICLSELSDNFLAVIIPTEYDLLIASARKNEIVAAFVEAYELEVVSSNRFEYNAASDLVKEIEFEEAEGGVKTRILRK, from the exons ATGTCAAGGCGGGTCCAAATCGACGATCCCAAAAACGACGACGACGTTCCCAAAAACGACGACGTTCCAGACGCTGATTCCTCTCAGCTCCGTAAACGGGACTACATTGACGTCCCTTCTCACCCCTACTTGATGAAGCTTTTGAACAAGCAAG GGGACCAGATTGTTCTATTTGCGGATAGAGTTTTGAAGTTCACGGGTTCGGGGAAGATGAAATGCCGCATTCTGTTGGTTACGGATTTTGCGATTTACATTGTTGACCCTGAGACTGATTCGCTTAAGCGGAGGATAGCCCTTGCAGCGGTTGAGAAGATTTGTCTGAGTGAACTAAGTGATAACTTTCTTGCAGTTATAATTCCGACAGAGTATGATTTACTTATAGCTAGCGCTAGAAAGAATGAAATCGTCGCTGCCTTTGTTGAAGCTTATGAACTCGAGGTGGTTTCTTCCAATAG GTTTGAGTATAATGCAGCATCTGACTTGGTTAAGGAAATTGAATTTGAGGAAGCTGAAG gGGGCGTCAAAACAAGAATTTTGAGGAAGTGa
- the LOC114410328 gene encoding probable inactive receptor kinase At4g23740, giving the protein MDKKLPLLFIFSAALVMEAVLLVSVVAEPVEDKQALLDFLDNMSHSPHVNWDENTSVCQSWRGVICNSDESRVIELRLPGAGLSGPISPNTLSRLSALEVVSLRSNGISGPFPDGFSELKNLTSLYLQSNKFSGSLPLDFSVWNNLSVVNLSNNSFNGSIPFSISNLTHLTSLVLANNSLSGQIPDLNIRSLRELNLANNNLSGVVPNSLLRFPSSAFAGNNLTSAHALPPAFPMEPPAAYPAKKSKGLSEPALLGIIIGACVLGFVLIAVFMIVCCYQNAGVNVQAVKSQKKHATLKTESSGSQDKNNKIVFFEGCNLAFDLEDLLRASAEILGKGTFGMTYKAALEDATTVVVKRLKEVTVGKRDFEQQMEVVGKIKHENVDAVRAYYYSKEEKLIVYDYYQQGSVSALLHGKGGEGRSSLDWDSRLRIAIGAARGIACIHAQHGGKLVHGNLKASNIFFNSQGYGCISDIGLATLMSPIPMPAMRATGYRAPEVTDTRKATHASDVYSFGVLLLELLTGKSPINSTEGEQVVHLVRWVNSVVREEWTAEVFDVQLLRYPNIEEEMVGMLQIGMACAARIPDQRPKMPDVVRMIEEIRRVNTPNLPSTESRSEASTPTPRAVDIPSTSVQQ; this is encoded by the exons ATGGACAAGAAGCTGCCCCTCTTGTTCATTTTTTCAGCAGCCTTGGTGATGGAAGCAGTGTTGTTGGTTAGTGTTGTGGCTGAACCAGTGGAAGATAAACAAGCTTTGCTTGATTTCCTTGACAACATGAGTCACTCTCCTCATGTCAACTGGGATGAGAACACTTCTGTTTGCCAAAGCTGGAGAGGAGTGATTTGCAACTCTGACGAGTCCCGAGTCATAGAACTTCGATTGCCTGGAGCTGGGTTGAGTGGTCCAATCTCTCCCAACACCCTCAGTCGCCTCTCGGCGCTTGAGGTTGTTAGTCTTAGATCAAATGGTATAAGTGGCCCTTTCCCTGATGGTTTCTCTGAGCTGAAAAACTTGACCAGCCTCTATCTCCAATCCAACAAGTTTTCTGGGTCGTTGCCATTGGATTTTTCAGTTTGGAATAACCTTAGTGTTGTCAATTTGTCCAACAATTCTTTCAATGGGAGCATCcccttttcaatttcaaatctgACTCATCTCACCTCATTAGTCCTTGCCAACAACTCCCTTTCGGGTCAGATTCCTGATCTCAATATTCGTAGCCTGCGGGAGCTGAATCTAGCCAATAATAACCTTAGTGGGGTTGTGCCTAATTCCCTTCTTAGATTTCCTAGTTCGGCCTTTGCCGGTAACAATCTTACATCAGCACATGCACTCCCTCCAGCTTTTCCTATGGAGCCACCAGCTGCCTATCCGGCAAAGAAATCGAAAGGACTCAGTGAACCTGCATTGTTGGGTATCATCATTGGTGCTTGTGTGCTGGGGTTTGTCTTGATTGCAGTTTTCATGATTGTCTGCTGCTATCAGAATGCAGGTGTTAATGTGCAAGCAGTGAAATCCCAGAAAAAACATGCCACTCTGAAAACAGAATCTTCTGGAAGtcaagacaaaaacaacaaaattgtcTTCTTTGAGGGTTGCAATCTTGCATTTGATCTAGAGGATTTGTTGAGAGCTTCTGCTGAAATTCTTGGAAAGGGTACCTTTGGCATGACATATAAGGCTGCTCTAGAGGATGCAACCACTGTAGTGGTGAAGAGGTTGAAGGAGGTCACAGTCGGAAAACGAGATTTTGAACAGCAGATGGAGGTGGTGGGGAAAATTAAGCACGAAAATGTGGATGCAGTGAGGGCATATTATTATTCAAAGGAGGAGAAACTCATAGTATATGATTACTATCAACAAGGCAGTGTTTCTGCTTTGTTACATG GCAAAGGAGGGGAAGGCAGAAGTTCTTTAGACTGGGATAGCCGCTTGAGAATTGCAATTGGTGCAGCCAGAGGCATTGCTTGCATCCACGCTCAACATGGAGGGAAACTCGTTCATGGAAACCTAAAGGCCTCAaacatcttcttcaactcaCAAGGATATGGATGCATATCTGATATTGGCTTGGCAACATTGATGAGTCCAATACCCATGCCAGCAATGAGAGCAACCGGATACCGTGCACCAGAAGTAACAGACACACGCAAAGCAACTCATGCATCTGATGTGTACAGCTTCGGGGTGCTGCTACTTGAGCTTCTGACTGGGAAATCCCCCATAAACAGCACAGAAGGTGAGCAGGTTGTCCACTTAGTTAGATGGGTGAATTCTGTGGTTAGAGAGGAGTGGACTGCAGAAGTGTTTGATGTACAGCTGCTGAGGTATCCAAACATAGAGGAAGAAATGGTGGGGATGCTACAAATAGGGATGGCTTGTGCTGCAAGAATACCGGATCAGAGACCAAAGATGCCTGATGTGGTGAGAATGATAGAGGAGATTCGTCGTGTAAATACGCCAAATCTACCATCCACCGAGTCTAGATCAGAAGCTTCTACACCCACCCCTCGTGCAGTTGACATACCTTCTACCTCTGTTCAACAATGA
- the LOC114410327 gene encoding ubiquitin-conjugating enzyme E2 10: protein MASKRILKELKDLQKDPPTSCSAGPVAEDMFHWQATIMGPPDSPYAGGVFLVTIHFPPDYPFKPPKVAFRTKVFHPNINSNGSICLDILKEQWSPALTISKVLLSICSLLTDPNPDDPLVPEIAHMYKTDRNKYESTARSWTQKYAMG from the exons ATGGCATCGAAGCGGATCTTGAAGGAACTCAAGGATCTCCAAAAGGATCCTCCTACCTCATGCAGCGCcg GTCCTGTTGCTGAAGACATGTTTCACTGGCAAGCAACAATTATGGGTCCTCCAGACAGTCCTTATGCTGGAGGTGTTTTCCTAGTCACTATTCATTTCCCTCCAGATTATCCCTTTAAGCCACCCAAG GTTGCATTCAGGACGAAGGTATTTCACCCAAATATAAATAGCAATGGAAGCATTTGCCTTGACATATTGAAGGAGCAGTGGAGCCCTGCGCTAACTATTTCAAAG GTGTTGCTCTCAATTTGTTCCCTGTTGACGGACCCTAATCCTGACGATCCTTTGGTCCCTGAAATTGCCCACATGTACAAGACAGACAGGAACAAGTACGAGTCAACTGCCAGAAGCTGGACCCAGAAATATGCCATGGGTTAA
- the LOC114410332 gene encoding uncharacterized protein LOC114410332 isoform X2 has translation MDYDFRSRSGPQPPIYRPPPPPSPSPMYRPSPYQQNPTPSSGFGVRVGIKPEYRITPPPHLSSLAGDNPRSNFQFDFGLERKILAEAEKDNPNWSKFGSENVPTKVSDSSTAKVQEFVNGYTLLREMGFSSNSVADALVMNDNHTDKALAHFLNGSS, from the exons ATGGACTACGATTTCAGAAGCAGGTCGGGCCCACAACCTCCGATTTACCGTCCGCCACCGCCACCGTCACCGTCACCGATGTACCGTCCATCACCGTATCAGCAGAATCCTACTCCTTCTT CAGGATTTGGCGTTAGGGTTGGTATAAAGCCAGAATATAGGATCACACCGCCG CCTCATTTATCATCCCTTGCGGGAGATAATCCACGGAGCAACTTCCAATTTGATTTTGGATTGGAGAGAAAAATTTTAGCCGAAGCAGAGAAGGATAACCCAAATTGGAGCAAATTTGGATCAGAAAATGTTCCGACTAAAGTTTCTGATTCATCAACAGCAAAG GTTCAGGAATTCGTCAATGGCTACACCCTTTTGCGTGAAATGGGATTTTCATCAAATAGCGTTGCTGACGCCTTGGTTATGAATGACAATCATACGGACAAGGCGCTAGCACATTTCCTTAATGGCTCATCCTGA